From the genome of Duffyella gerundensis, one region includes:
- the fhuD gene encoding Fe(3+)-hydroxamate ABC transporter substrate-binding protein FhuD, whose translation MPDLFRRRLLQAAVLAPLMTSNALFAQAPSAGRIVALEWLPVELLLALGITPLAAADTTSYRQWVQTPALPADIIDVGLRTEPNMELLTQLQPSLILYSQGYGPSPERLARIAPGMGFSFNDGSGKPLTNARHSLTQLADRLAMPERATHHLQAFDSFIASMRQRFAARPQPRPVLLMSMLDSRHAIAFGKNSLFLETMELLGLQNAWQGETNFWGSAVIGLERLADIGDAEVICFDHGNEPMMQQITSGALWRSLPFVRQGHFQRVPPVWYYGATLSAMQLCHVLDRALEPA comes from the coding sequence ATGCCCGATCTGTTTCGTCGTCGGCTGCTGCAGGCCGCCGTGCTCGCACCGTTAATGACGTCGAATGCGCTGTTTGCGCAGGCGCCCTCTGCCGGGCGTATCGTTGCGCTGGAATGGCTGCCGGTGGAATTACTGCTGGCGCTGGGCATTACGCCGCTGGCCGCTGCGGATACCACCAGCTATCGCCAGTGGGTACAAACGCCAGCGTTGCCAGCGGATATTATTGACGTTGGGCTGCGTACCGAACCCAATATGGAACTGCTGACCCAGCTACAACCCTCACTGATTCTCTATTCTCAGGGCTATGGTCCTTCACCAGAACGGCTGGCGCGCATTGCGCCGGGCATGGGCTTCAGCTTTAACGACGGCAGCGGAAAACCCTTAACCAATGCGCGCCATTCGTTAACGCAGCTGGCCGACAGGCTGGCGATGCCGGAACGCGCCACGCACCATTTGCAGGCCTTTGATTCGTTTATCGCCTCGATGCGTCAGCGATTTGCGGCGCGACCACAGCCGCGACCGGTGCTGCTGATGTCGATGCTGGACAGCCGTCACGCCATCGCTTTTGGTAAAAACAGCCTGTTTCTGGAGACCATGGAGCTGCTCGGTTTGCAGAATGCCTGGCAGGGCGAAACCAATTTCTGGGGCAGTGCAGTGATCGGCCTGGAGCGGCTGGCCGATATCGGTGACGCTGAAGTGATCTGTTTTGATCATGGCAATGAGCCGATGATGCAGCAGATCACCTCGGGCGCACTCTGGCGATCGCTGCCATTTGTGCGTCAGGGACATTTTCAGCGCGTGCCGCCGGTCTGGTATTACGGTGCCACGCTGTCGGCGATGCAGCTCTGCCATGTGTTAGATCGCGCGCTGGAGCCCGCATGA
- the hrpB gene encoding ATP-dependent helicase HrpB, with product MSVLPVSAVLPQVLDALQQHPQVLLVAPTGAGKSTWLPLQILQQSTLTGRILLLEPRRLAARNVAQRLAEQLGEQPGETVGYRMRAETRVGPGTRLEVVTEGILTRMLQQDPMLDGVALVILDEFHERSIQADLALALLLDVQSGLRDDLRVLIMSATLDNSALQTLLPAAPLIVSEGRSFPVERRYLSLPTQLRFDEAVAREVAQLLREESGSLLLFLPGVGEIERVKNQLAERVAADVDLCPLYGALPLAAQQRAIMPAAAGRRKVVLATNIAETSLTIEGIRLVVDSAQERVSLFDARGGLSRLITQRISQASMTQRAGRAGRLEAGICLHLLAKEQAERAPAQSEAEILHSDLAALWLELLQWGCREVNQLRWLDMPPAGHLQAAQRLLQLLDATDQSAQLSAKGRRMAQLGSDPRLAALMIAAGNDRHQVASATRLVAILEEPPRQGSVDLRDAFFQTPPHWQRRARQLQKRLQQPEGHADVAHLPALMASAFPDRLAQRRGQQGRYQLASGIGAMLETDHALTRYEWLFAPLLLQNGAQPDARMLLAMPVEITELLAAAPQLVRQTTEVEWDEEKGTLRAWQREQIGALVLKSQPLAKPEKAQMQAAMLRWIEQKGLTVLNWTPEATQLRLRLHCAAAWLPEGNWPAVDDATLLATLDRWLLPMMGEVRDLKSLRQVNLVNALLHLLTWSQRQRLDSALPTHYTVPTGSRLPIRYDEEKPPALAVRLQEMFGEAQNPAVAEGRIALVLELLSPAQRPLQITRDLAAFWQGAWQQVQKEMKGRYPKHLWPDDPANALPTRRTKKFSPPEK from the coding sequence TTGAGTGTTTTACCGGTCAGTGCCGTCCTGCCGCAAGTGCTTGATGCGCTTCAGCAGCACCCTCAGGTTTTACTGGTTGCGCCGACCGGCGCGGGCAAATCAACCTGGCTTCCCCTACAGATTCTGCAGCAATCAACGCTTACTGGTCGCATTTTGCTGCTGGAGCCACGGCGACTGGCGGCGCGCAACGTGGCGCAACGGCTGGCGGAGCAGCTCGGCGAGCAGCCGGGCGAGACCGTAGGCTATCGCATGCGGGCGGAAACGCGCGTTGGGCCAGGTACGCGGCTGGAGGTGGTAACCGAAGGAATTCTGACCCGCATGCTGCAGCAGGATCCGATGCTTGATGGCGTGGCGCTGGTGATTCTGGATGAGTTTCATGAACGCAGTATTCAGGCCGACCTGGCGCTGGCGCTGCTGCTGGATGTGCAATCTGGTCTGCGTGACGATCTCAGAGTGCTGATCATGTCCGCCACGCTGGATAACAGCGCACTGCAAACGCTGCTGCCAGCGGCACCGCTGATCGTCTCTGAAGGACGCAGCTTTCCGGTCGAACGTCGCTATCTCTCGTTGCCAACTCAGCTACGGTTTGATGAAGCAGTAGCGCGGGAAGTGGCGCAGCTGTTGCGCGAAGAAAGCGGCTCGCTGCTGCTGTTTTTGCCCGGCGTGGGCGAAATTGAGCGGGTGAAAAATCAGCTGGCAGAACGCGTTGCGGCAGATGTCGATCTCTGCCCGCTCTACGGCGCTTTGCCGCTGGCGGCTCAGCAGCGTGCCATCATGCCCGCGGCCGCCGGACGGCGCAAAGTGGTGCTGGCGACTAACATCGCTGAAACCAGCCTGACCATTGAGGGTATCCGGCTGGTGGTCGACAGCGCGCAGGAGCGGGTGAGCCTTTTTGATGCACGCGGCGGCTTGAGCCGACTGATTACCCAACGTATCAGCCAGGCGTCAATGACTCAGCGTGCAGGCCGCGCCGGTCGCCTGGAAGCGGGCATCTGTTTGCATCTGCTGGCGAAAGAGCAGGCGGAGCGGGCACCCGCGCAAAGTGAAGCGGAGATTCTGCACAGCGATCTTGCCGCGCTGTGGCTGGAGCTGCTGCAATGGGGCTGCCGCGAGGTAAATCAGTTGCGCTGGCTCGATATGCCGCCCGCAGGCCATCTGCAGGCAGCGCAGCGGCTGTTGCAGCTGCTGGATGCCACCGATCAGTCGGCGCAGCTCAGCGCTAAAGGGCGGCGCATGGCGCAGCTGGGCAGCGATCCGCGGCTGGCCGCGCTGATGATCGCCGCCGGCAACGATCGTCATCAGGTCGCCAGCGCCACGCGGCTGGTGGCGATTCTTGAAGAGCCGCCGCGTCAGGGCAGCGTGGATCTGCGTGATGCCTTCTTTCAGACGCCGCCGCACTGGCAGCGCCGCGCGCGCCAGCTGCAAAAACGGTTACAGCAGCCTGAGGGCCACGCGGACGTTGCGCATCTGCCTGCGCTGATGGCCAGCGCCTTTCCCGATCGTCTGGCTCAGCGCCGCGGACAGCAGGGGCGCTATCAGCTGGCAAGCGGTATTGGCGCCATGCTGGAAACTGACCATGCGTTAACGCGCTATGAATGGCTATTTGCCCCGCTGCTGCTGCAAAACGGCGCGCAGCCGGACGCACGTATGCTGCTGGCGATGCCGGTTGAGATCACCGAACTGCTCGCCGCCGCGCCGCAACTGGTGCGGCAAACCACCGAAGTAGAGTGGGATGAAGAAAAAGGCACGCTACGTGCGTGGCAGCGCGAGCAAATCGGCGCGCTGGTGCTAAAATCGCAGCCGCTGGCGAAGCCGGAAAAAGCGCAAATGCAGGCGGCCATGCTGCGCTGGATCGAACAGAAAGGTCTGACGGTGCTGAACTGGACGCCTGAGGCGACGCAGTTGCGTTTACGCCTGCACTGCGCTGCTGCCTGGTTGCCGGAAGGCAACTGGCCCGCCGTGGATGATGCCACGCTGCTGGCGACGCTGGATCGCTGGCTGTTGCCGATGATGGGCGAGGTGCGGGACCTGAAAAGTCTGCGTCAGGTCAACCTCGTCAACGCGCTCTTACACTTACTCACATGGTCGCAACGGCAGCGGCTGGATAGTGCGCTGCCAACTCACTACACTGTGCCGACCGGCAGCCGCCTGCCGATCCGTTATGATGAAGAAAAACCGCCTGCGCTGGCGGTGCGTCTGCAGGAGATGTTCGGCGAGGCGCAGAATCCAGCCGTGGCGGAAGGCCGGATAGCGCTGGTACTGGAACTGCTCTCACCGGCGCAGCGACCGTTGCAAATTACCCGCGATCTGGCGGCCTTCTGGCAGGGCGCCTGGCAGCAGGTACAGAAAGAGATGAAAGGGCGTTACCCCAAACATCTCTGGCCGGATGATCCGGCCAATGCGCTGCCCACGCGGCGTACTAAGAAGTTTTCCCCGCCTGAGAAATAA
- the fhuC gene encoding Fe3+-hydroxamate ABC transporter ATP-binding protein FhuC, which yields MSHQYASETTFRLDNVSFTVPGRTLLQPLSMAFSPGKVTALIGHNGSGKSTLLKMLGRHHAPSAGQVMLNEQPVSQWSGKAFARQVAYLPQQLPAAEGMTVRELVAIGRYPWHGALGRYGMEDRQRVDEAIALVGLKPFASRLVDSLSGGERQRAWLAMMVAQNSRCLLLDEPTSALDIAHQVEVLALIQRLSQQRGLTVIAVLHDINMAARYCDRMVALHGGSMIAEGEPESIMQADVLAKIYGIPMGILPHPHGGAPVSFVW from the coding sequence ATGTCACATCAGTACGCCAGTGAAACCACCTTCCGGCTGGACAACGTGAGCTTCACGGTGCCTGGCCGCACGCTTTTACAGCCGCTATCGATGGCCTTTTCGCCGGGCAAAGTCACCGCGTTGATTGGGCACAACGGCTCAGGAAAATCGACCCTGCTGAAGATGCTGGGTCGCCATCATGCGCCGTCTGCCGGGCAGGTGATGCTCAACGAGCAGCCGGTCAGCCAGTGGTCAGGCAAAGCCTTTGCCCGTCAGGTTGCCTATCTGCCGCAGCAGCTGCCAGCGGCAGAAGGCATGACGGTGCGCGAGCTGGTGGCGATTGGTCGCTATCCCTGGCACGGGGCGCTTGGCCGTTACGGAATGGAAGATCGTCAGCGGGTGGATGAGGCGATTGCGCTGGTTGGTCTGAAACCCTTTGCCAGCCGCCTGGTCGACAGCCTCTCCGGCGGCGAACGTCAGCGCGCCTGGCTGGCGATGATGGTGGCGCAAAACAGCCGTTGTTTGCTGCTTGATGAACCGACCTCGGCGCTGGATATCGCGCATCAGGTTGAAGTGCTGGCGCTGATTCAGCGTCTCAGCCAGCAACGCGGACTAACGGTAATTGCCGTGCTGCACGACATCAATATGGCCGCGCGCTACTGCGATCGTATGGTTGCGCTGCATGGCGGCAGTATGATTGCCGAAGGCGAGCCGGAAAGCATTATGCAGGCCGACGTGCTGGCGAAAATCTACGGTATTCCCATGGGCATTCTGCCGCATCCGCACGGCGGCGCGCCGGTAAGTTTTGTCTGGTGA
- the mrcB gene encoding bifunctional glycosyl transferase/transpeptidase, giving the protein MSGDDREPIGRKGKSSTPPRKPAVKGRRREREEENVQDDFDNDEEEVAPMPRKGKGRPPVKKRRWLGLLIKLFLVFVVAMAAYGVYLDSEIRSRIDGKVWQLPAAVYGRMVSLEPGMSYNKKEMIALLEGTQYREVTRMTRPGEFTVQANSIEMIRRPFDFPDSKEGQIRARLSFSNGKLSEIKNLDSNRDFGFFRLDPRLITMLQSPNGEQRLFVPRAGFPDLLVDTLVATEDRHFYQHDGVSLSSIGRAFIANITAGRAVQGGSTLTQQLAKNLFLTSERSLWRKAREAYMAVIMDARYSKDRILELYLNEVYLGQAGNDQIRGFPLASLYYFGRPVDELSLDQQALLVGMVKGASLYNPWRNPKLALERRNLVLRLLQQQKVIDQELYDMLSARPLGVQPKGGVITPQPAFMQMVRNELQAKMGDKVKDLSGVKIFTTLDSVSQDAAEQAVEEGIPALKKQRGLKDLETAMVVVDRFTGEVRAMVGGANPQFAGYNRALQARRSIGSLAKPATYLTALSQPDSYRLNSWIADEPIALKQPNGQIWKPQNDDRRFSGKVMLVDALTNSMNVPTVNLGMTLGLASVVDTWTKLGVPKDQLNPVPSMLLGAMNLTPVEVAQAFQSIASGGNRAPLSALRSVIAEDGTVLYQSFPQAERVEPAQAAYLTLYTMQNVAARGTARALGARYPGAHLAGKTGTTNDQIDSWFAGVDGKEVAITWIGRDNNQTTKLYGASGAMQIYRRYLDNQAPMPLVLTPPEDIAQMNIDSAGNFVCGTGSSSWRTIPVWTIDANALCQQQMQQMQQQQQLFQQQQAQQQQQQQPAGQPQQNAPQDESNGVAGWIKDMFGK; this is encoded by the coding sequence ATGTCTGGAGACGATCGCGAACCGATAGGACGCAAAGGAAAGTCCTCCACACCGCCACGCAAGCCGGCGGTAAAAGGTCGCCGCAGGGAACGGGAAGAAGAGAACGTGCAGGATGATTTCGATAATGATGAAGAAGAGGTTGCGCCGATGCCGCGTAAGGGAAAAGGGCGTCCGCCTGTGAAAAAACGGCGCTGGTTAGGGCTGCTGATAAAGCTGTTCCTGGTATTTGTGGTGGCGATGGCTGCCTATGGGGTTTATCTCGACTCGGAGATCCGCAGCCGTATTGATGGCAAGGTGTGGCAACTGCCTGCCGCCGTTTATGGCCGTATGGTTAGCCTTGAGCCGGGCATGTCCTACAACAAAAAAGAGATGATTGCGCTGCTGGAAGGCACGCAGTATCGCGAAGTTACGCGGATGACGCGGCCTGGTGAATTCACCGTACAGGCCAACAGCATTGAAATGATCCGTCGACCGTTTGATTTTCCCGACAGCAAAGAAGGGCAGATTCGTGCGCGTCTGAGCTTCAGTAACGGCAAGCTCAGCGAGATTAAAAACCTCGACAGCAACCGCGACTTTGGTTTCTTCCGTCTCGATCCGCGGCTGATTACGATGTTGCAGTCGCCCAACGGCGAGCAGCGCCTGTTCGTGCCACGCGCCGGGTTCCCGGATCTACTGGTCGATACGCTGGTGGCAACGGAAGACCGTCACTTCTATCAGCATGATGGCGTGAGTTTATCCTCGATTGGCCGTGCTTTTATTGCCAACATTACCGCCGGTCGTGCGGTGCAGGGCGGCAGTACCTTAACGCAGCAGCTGGCGAAGAACCTGTTCCTGACCAGCGAGCGCTCGCTGTGGCGTAAAGCGCGTGAAGCCTATATGGCGGTGATCATGGATGCGCGCTACAGCAAAGATCGCATCCTTGAGCTTTACCTGAATGAGGTTTATCTCGGTCAGGCGGGTAACGATCAGATCCGCGGCTTCCCGCTGGCCAGCCTCTACTACTTTGGTCGTCCGGTGGATGAGCTGAGTCTCGATCAGCAGGCGCTGTTGGTGGGCATGGTGAAAGGCGCATCGCTCTACAATCCGTGGCGTAATCCGAAGCTGGCGCTGGAACGCCGCAATCTCGTGCTGCGTTTGCTGCAACAGCAGAAGGTGATCGATCAGGAGCTGTATGACATGCTCAGCGCTCGTCCGCTCGGCGTGCAGCCGAAAGGCGGCGTGATCACGCCACAGCCAGCGTTTATGCAGATGGTGCGTAACGAGCTGCAGGCGAAAATGGGCGATAAGGTCAAAGACCTCTCCGGTGTGAAAATCTTCACCACGCTTGATTCCGTCTCCCAGGATGCCGCCGAACAGGCGGTGGAAGAGGGCATTCCAGCGCTGAAAAAACAGCGTGGATTGAAGGATCTGGAAACCGCGATGGTGGTGGTGGATCGCTTTACCGGCGAGGTACGTGCCATGGTGGGCGGAGCGAACCCGCAGTTTGCCGGTTATAACCGTGCGCTGCAGGCGCGTCGTTCCATCGGCTCGCTGGCAAAACCAGCTACTTACCTGACCGCGCTCAGCCAGCCAGACAGCTATCGCCTCAACAGCTGGATTGCCGATGAGCCAATCGCGCTGAAGCAGCCTAACGGCCAGATCTGGAAACCGCAGAACGACGATCGCCGCTTTAGCGGTAAAGTGATGCTGGTGGATGCGCTGACCAACTCCATGAACGTACCAACGGTAAATCTCGGCATGACGCTGGGACTGGCCAGCGTGGTAGATACCTGGACCAAACTGGGCGTGCCGAAAGATCAGCTGAATCCGGTGCCTTCGATGCTGCTCGGTGCCATGAACCTGACGCCGGTTGAAGTGGCGCAGGCGTTTCAGTCGATCGCCAGCGGCGGCAACCGTGCGCCACTGTCGGCACTGCGTTCGGTGATTGCTGAAGATGGCACGGTGCTTTATCAGAGCTTCCCGCAGGCGGAACGCGTTGAACCGGCACAGGCCGCTTATCTGACGCTGTACACCATGCAGAATGTTGCTGCACGCGGCACTGCCCGAGCGCTGGGCGCACGCTATCCGGGCGCGCATCTGGCGGGCAAAACGGGTACCACCAACGATCAGATCGACAGCTGGTTTGCCGGTGTGGATGGTAAAGAGGTGGCGATCACCTGGATTGGCCGCGATAACAATCAAACCACCAAACTTTATGGTGCCAGCGGCGCGATGCAGATCTATCGTCGCTATCTCGATAATCAGGCGCCGATGCCGCTGGTGTTAACACCACCGGAAGATATCGCGCAGATGAACATCGATTCTGCGGGGAACTTCGTGTGTGGAACCGGCAGCAGCAGCTGGCGCACCATTCCGGTCTGGACTATCGATGCTAATGCGCTGTGTCAGCAGCAGATGCAGCAGATGCAGCAGCAACAGCAGCTGTTCCAGCAGCAGCAGGCTCAACAGCAGCAACAGCAGCAGCCAGCGGGACAACCGCAGCAAAACGCGCCGCAGGATGAGAGCAACGGCGTCGCGGGCTGGATCAAAGATATGTTTGGCAAATAA
- the fhuA gene encoding ferrichrome porin FhuA: protein MSPHASFPSYKRPLSLLIALSLGSLSASALAADADTLVVSADGGSAAAAESAWGPAPTIAAKRSATGTKTDTPLEKTPQSISVVTQEEMEMHGVSSVKGAFNYTPGVMTGNRGSSNVIDALSIRGFSETNTNQYLDGLKLQGDNYSEFAIDPYFLERAELLRGPASVLYGKSNPGGVVSLVSKRPTTETLREVQFQMGDDNLFSTGFDFGGALDDAGVYSYRLTGLATSQDAQQDMNKEKRYTIAPSFTWQPDQNTRFTLLTYFQNEPETGYYGWLPREGTVVPITDASGRQHKLATDFDEGENSNKISRNTKMVGYSFEHRFNDTWSVRQNLRYADLRTDYRSIYGSSFNSATQEINRSVARSEETLNQFALDNQAEAKFATGQLDHTLLLGVDYQRTRNEIRAGFGSASPLNAIDPQYGDDSYAISFPYDYLNKQEQTGLYAQDQMEWNRWVLTLGGRYDYAMTSALNRNGDSEVKGHDQAFTWRGGLNYVFDNGVAPYFSYSESFLPTSGTTKSGQPFDPSRAKQYEAGVKFVPKDRPISATAAVYQLTKTKNLTADPASTLFSVQSGEIRSRGVELEAKAAVNANINLTAAYTYTDAEFTHDTKLKGTTPVEVPKHMASLWADYTFNETALSGLTLGAGVRYVGNSKSLYSETEDNTRDGKSNRNFNVADYTTVDAAIKYDLARFGLPGSSVGINVNNLLDRDYVAGCYREYACYWGAERQIVGTATFRF from the coding sequence ATGAGTCCGCACGCATCCTTTCCTTCTTACAAAAGGCCGCTTTCTCTGCTGATCGCGCTTTCTCTGGGTAGCCTGAGCGCCTCGGCGCTGGCGGCTGACGCTGATACGCTGGTGGTTTCCGCCGACGGCGGCAGCGCGGCAGCGGCAGAGAGCGCGTGGGGCCCGGCACCGACTATCGCGGCGAAGCGCAGCGCGACCGGCACCAAAACCGACACGCCGCTGGAAAAAACGCCGCAGTCGATCTCAGTCGTGACGCAGGAAGAGATGGAGATGCATGGAGTATCCAGCGTCAAAGGCGCGTTTAACTACACGCCAGGCGTGATGACCGGCAATCGCGGCAGTTCGAACGTCATTGATGCGCTGTCGATCCGCGGCTTCAGCGAAACCAACACCAATCAGTATCTCGATGGGCTGAAACTGCAGGGTGACAACTACTCTGAGTTTGCCATCGATCCTTACTTCCTTGAGCGCGCTGAACTGCTGCGCGGCCCGGCCTCGGTGCTGTATGGCAAAAGCAACCCTGGCGGCGTGGTGTCGCTGGTCAGCAAACGTCCCACCACTGAGACGCTACGCGAAGTGCAGTTCCAGATGGGCGACGACAACCTGTTTTCAACCGGCTTCGATTTTGGCGGTGCGCTGGATGATGCCGGTGTTTACAGCTACCGTCTGACCGGCCTGGCGACCAGCCAGGATGCTCAGCAGGATATGAACAAAGAGAAGCGCTACACCATTGCGCCATCGTTCACCTGGCAGCCCGATCAAAACACCCGCTTTACGCTGCTGACCTATTTCCAGAACGAGCCGGAAACCGGCTATTACGGCTGGCTGCCGCGTGAAGGCACCGTGGTGCCGATCACCGATGCCAGTGGCCGTCAGCACAAGCTGGCAACCGATTTTGACGAAGGCGAGAACAGCAACAAGATTTCGCGTAACACCAAAATGGTCGGCTACAGCTTCGAACATCGCTTTAATGATACCTGGAGCGTCCGCCAGAATCTGCGCTATGCCGATCTGCGTACCGACTATCGCAGCATTTATGGCAGCAGCTTTAACAGCGCAACCCAAGAGATCAATCGCAGCGTGGCACGCTCAGAAGAGACGCTGAATCAGTTTGCGCTGGATAACCAGGCTGAGGCGAAATTTGCTACGGGTCAGCTGGATCACACGCTGCTGTTGGGCGTGGATTATCAGCGCACGCGCAACGAAATCCGTGCAGGATTTGGTTCCGCCAGCCCGCTTAACGCCATTGATCCGCAGTATGGCGATGACAGCTATGCCATCTCTTTCCCGTATGACTATCTGAACAAGCAGGAACAAACTGGCCTGTATGCGCAGGATCAGATGGAATGGAATCGCTGGGTGCTGACATTGGGCGGCCGTTATGATTACGCCATGACTTCTGCTCTGAACCGTAATGGCGATAGCGAAGTGAAAGGGCACGATCAGGCTTTCACCTGGCGCGGCGGCCTCAACTATGTGTTTGATAACGGCGTAGCGCCTTACTTCAGCTACAGCGAATCCTTCCTGCCAACTTCCGGCACCACCAAAAGCGGGCAGCCATTCGATCCTTCACGCGCCAAACAGTACGAAGCGGGCGTGAAGTTCGTGCCAAAAGATCGGCCAATCAGCGCGACGGCAGCGGTTTATCAGCTGACCAAAACCAAAAACCTGACTGCCGATCCTGCAAGCACGTTATTCAGCGTGCAGAGCGGTGAAATCCGGTCACGTGGCGTTGAGCTGGAAGCAAAAGCAGCGGTTAATGCCAATATCAACCTGACCGCTGCCTATACCTATACCGACGCCGAATTCACGCATGATACTAAGCTGAAAGGCACCACGCCGGTAGAGGTGCCAAAACATATGGCATCGCTGTGGGCTGATTACACCTTCAATGAAACCGCATTGAGCGGACTGACACTGGGGGCCGGTGTGCGCTATGTTGGCAACAGCAAAAGCCTCTATTCGGAAACAGAAGACAACACCCGCGACGGAAAATCGAACCGCAATTTCAACGTTGCGGATTACACCACGGTGGATGCCGCCATCAAATACGATCTGGCGCGCTTTGGTCTGCCGGGTTCTTCGGTAGGCATCAACGTGAATAACCTGTTGGATCGGGATTATGTGGCTGGCTGCTACCGTGAATACGCCTGTTACTGGGGCGCGGAGCGGCAGATCGTCGGCACGGCAACCTTCCGTTTTTGA
- the fhuB gene encoding Fe(3+)-hydroxamate ABC transporter permease FhuB encodes MKKSLALALLCALFLAALALTLINLQARLPMAQWGQALWQPDSDRIHQVVFHYSLLPRLALALLIGAGLGLAGLLFQQILRNPLAEPTTLGISTGAQLGVTVTTLWSLPGGLLTQQFAAMGGALLVGLLVFGVAWGKRLSPITLILAGLVLSLYCGAINQILAIFKHDQLQNMFLWSTGSLNQQDWSNVAFLWPRLLLAFLLALALLRPLTLMGLDDGVAKNLGLTLALTRFGGLLLAILLSAQLVNAAGIIGFIGLFAPLLARLLGARRLLSRMLLAPLIGALLLWLADQCVLWLASHWREVSTGTVTAIIGAPLLLWLLPYLRSGSQAPDMHQGDNVPRERHAVLHWTLGLLAVMALLALAALSLGRDAHGWMWASGELWDQLQQWRAPRLLAALSVGMMLAVAGCIIQRLTGNAMASPEVLGISSGSAFGVVIMMFLVPGNAFGWLLPAGIIGAAVTLAIILLVASRGEFSPQRMLLAGMALNSAFMTVLTLLMASGDPRMAKLLTWISGSTYNITAREALNGALVGVALIVLAPLATRWLTLLPLGTATARSAGLSLSLSRIALLLLAAALTATATLTIGPLSFIGLMAPHIARMLGFRRALPQLIMAALLGGSLMIIADWCGRMLAFPNQIPAGLMATFFGAPYFIWLMRRAR; translated from the coding sequence ATGAAAAAATCGTTAGCACTTGCTCTGCTTTGCGCACTTTTCCTGGCGGCGCTGGCCCTGACGCTGATTAACCTGCAGGCGCGCCTGCCGATGGCGCAGTGGGGCCAGGCGCTGTGGCAACCCGATAGCGATCGCATTCATCAGGTGGTATTTCATTACAGCCTGCTGCCGCGGCTGGCGCTGGCGCTGTTAATCGGTGCCGGACTCGGGCTGGCGGGCCTGCTGTTTCAGCAGATTTTGCGCAACCCGCTGGCGGAACCGACCACGCTGGGCATCTCTACCGGCGCGCAGCTCGGCGTCACGGTGACCACGCTGTGGAGCCTGCCCGGCGGATTGTTGACCCAGCAGTTTGCGGCCATGGGCGGCGCGCTGCTGGTCGGACTGCTGGTGTTTGGCGTGGCCTGGGGTAAACGGCTGTCGCCGATCACCCTGATTCTGGCAGGCCTGGTGCTCAGCCTCTATTGCGGCGCTATCAATCAGATCCTCGCCATCTTTAAACACGATCAGCTCCAGAACATGTTTCTGTGGAGCACCGGATCGTTGAATCAACAGGACTGGAGCAATGTGGCATTTCTGTGGCCGCGGCTGCTGCTCGCTTTCCTGCTGGCGCTGGCGTTGTTGCGCCCATTAACGCTGATGGGGCTGGATGATGGCGTGGCGAAAAACCTGGGCCTGACGCTGGCGCTGACGCGTTTTGGTGGCCTGTTACTGGCTATTTTGCTCAGTGCTCAGTTGGTCAATGCTGCGGGAATTATTGGTTTTATCGGGCTGTTTGCGCCGCTGCTTGCCAGGCTACTGGGCGCCCGACGTCTGCTCAGTCGCATGCTGCTGGCGCCGCTGATCGGTGCGCTGCTGCTCTGGCTGGCCGATCAGTGCGTGCTGTGGCTGGCGTCCCACTGGCGTGAAGTTTCAACCGGCACGGTGACGGCGATCATCGGCGCGCCTTTGCTGCTCTGGCTGTTGCCTTATCTGCGCAGCGGTTCGCAGGCACCCGATATGCATCAGGGCGACAACGTGCCGCGTGAGCGCCATGCGGTGCTGCACTGGACGCTGGGGCTGCTCGCCGTCATGGCGCTGTTGGCGCTGGCCGCGCTGTCGCTGGGCCGTGATGCACACGGCTGGATGTGGGCCAGCGGCGAACTCTGGGATCAGCTACAGCAATGGCGTGCGCCGCGTCTGCTGGCGGCGCTGTCGGTGGGCATGATGTTGGCGGTGGCGGGCTGCATTATTCAGCGCCTGACCGGCAACGCCATGGCCAGCCCGGAAGTGTTAGGCATCAGTTCAGGCTCTGCGTTTGGCGTGGTGATCATGATGTTTCTGGTACCCGGCAACGCTTTTGGCTGGCTGCTGCCCGCTGGCATTATCGGTGCGGCGGTGACCTTAGCGATTATTCTTTTGGTTGCCAGTCGCGGTGAGTTTTCGCCTCAGCGCATGCTGCTCGCGGGCATGGCGCTGAACAGCGCCTTTATGACCGTTCTGACGCTGCTGATGGCCAGCGGCGATCCGCGCATGGCGAAGCTGCTGACCTGGATTTCGGGTTCAACCTACAACATTACCGCACGTGAAGCGCTGAATGGTGCGCTGGTCGGTGTGGCGCTGATAGTGCTCGCACCGCTGGCCACGCGCTGGCTGACGCTGCTGCCACTGGGTACGGCAACCGCGCGTTCCGCTGGTTTGTCGTTGTCGCTGTCGCGCATTGCCTTGCTGTTGTTGGCTGCGGCGCTGACCGCTACCGCCACCCTGACCATTGGACCGCTGAGTTTTATCGGGCTGATGGCACCGCATATCGCACGCATGCTGGGATTCCGTCGCGCCTTACCGCAGCTGATTATGGCGGCGTTACTGGGCGGATCGCTGATGATTATTGCCGACTGGTGTGGCCGAATGCTGGCGTTTCCGAATCAGATTCCGGCAGGGCTAATGGCGACCTTCTTTGGCGCGCCCTATTTTATCTGGTTGATGCGTCGGGCAAGATAA